One Triticum dicoccoides isolate Atlit2015 ecotype Zavitan chromosome 3B, WEW_v2.0, whole genome shotgun sequence genomic window, CCTCCTCCCACTCCGCCACCAACACTGGCAACTCTAccttctcttcctcctcaccgggcGGCCTCGCCCCCGCCAATCCCACCAGGCCTTACGAGTGAATCGATCTCTCCTAGCCCCTCCACTCCCTGCCATACATTGGCATGGGCTTCCCCATCGACGATGCCAACAACCTCCTCTTTTCTGGCATCGGCACGCCCATCACGGGATATTTCGGGCATACTCTGGCGCTCTCCAAGGGCGACACTTGGACGGCCTTCTTCCCGCGACGCTTCACGGCTGAAGAGCTAGCGGCGGCAGACATTGCGGCAACGGCGACGGTCGCAGAGAGGGGGAGGAGAGAGCGACCAATAGACCTAGGGACGGGGGATTGAGAAAACCAGAAGCTCTAGGGGCCGAATTGCAAAAAAGGCCAACTACTAGCCGCGGGAAATCTCCCGTCTGGGCCCGGATGTCGATGTGGCGGCGGTCAAAGCGTCACGCGAGCTGGTCAGCGGCGGTCAGACAAAAATAGGACCTCGGGTGAACAACTTAGAAAGAATTAGGACCCAAATGTGCATTTTAAAAGAATTGGAACCCCATCGACATTTTTGGAAAAGAATTAGGACTGCGCTTGCGTTTTACTCTAAAAAAAAATGTCCGCACTTCTCGTGAAAATGAATGACAGTTTCCGGTGGAAACAGCTATCCCTTCCATTCTGGGTTTGCCCCCAAATAAACCTTCTTTTCGCCGCGCCGCCCGGCTCACCCGTTCCGAATCCAGCAGAAGCGCAGAACCCCAGCGCGGCCGAGAGCAGGGCAGTCCTCCGCTGCGCCACTTCGAAGGCTTCCATCTCCGTCTGCGTCCGGGGTGGGGTGCGCAGGAGTAGATCGATTGATCGAGGCTCATCTCCTCTCTCGGTACGAAAATTCCCGACTAACCTCGCTTTCTTGGAATATTTTTCCCAAGCCTGCTTCGTCCCCTCTCTGAATCTTCGCCCGATACTCCAACGCATCGTGTTAGTTGTTCGTTCGATTTGACTGGTCCAAAACGGCAGATTGTTTTCCCAGAATCTTGGGGGTTTAGGTTTAACTGAACCCTAACGCAGTCCCACTCCCACCCCTGCTCGGGCTGATTTCGCCTTTGTGTACACCGCTCTGGTCTTCGATTTCTGTGTGCAGTATAATCCAGATCCGGAAGTTTCCGCGATCTCTCACCCGTCTAGTCTGTCGTTCCACTGGATGTTCACTCCAGTCGCGGATTTCCTGGTATGAACATTGTTCCTGTTCTTTCTTCAGCACGCCCAAGGCCGATCTCCTGTAGGACAGTGACCAATGCGCGCAAGAAGCTATTGAAATGTAAAATGGACAACCGTGTGATTGATCCAGTTTGATACAAGTCTTTTTGTCGATTACGGACAGATTATGACAGCAGACAGCTGTGAATACTGCTGCTGCAGTGAATTTTAGTAGCCATCAAGGTGCTCTCATGACTTAGGTGTAGCTGCCGATTTTGTTAATTAGCATGTATTGTTGTTTCTCGTTCATGGCACCAATGCATGCGGCCGATGCTTGTTCATGTGCTTGcttggtatgatgatactgacaagGAGAGGCGTGGGCAGTTCTTTGTTctcttcttattggttgatattgttaaattgagttGATAATTCTGAAGTTACACTTTGCAGACATGGACATGGATGCGTCATTTCGTTCAGCAATCGTCAATGGAGATACTCTCAAGATGTTTGTTGGGCAAAGAGTGCGCACAGTACTTAAGGTCCAACACACTCAAGGTGGAATTCTTGTTGGGCAGTCGACTGATGGACATCAGTTGACCATCAGAGGTGCTTCGGAAGGCCGTGAATCACATTATCTA contains:
- the LOC119275770 gene encoding replication protein A 14 kDa subunit-like; the protein is MDMDASFRSAIVNGDTLKMFVGQRVRTVLKVQHTQGGILVGQSTDGHQLTIRGASEGRESHYLEVVGIADNDQSISAESCKDFGDDFDADAFNGLCKLVVNVKVKEVFL